Proteins from a single region of Chryseobacterium scophthalmum:
- a CDS encoding YceI family protein — translation MKRLLLFVMMCASISLVFAQKKGDKVSKVITSEIKWWGHKVVKTKASSHYGSLKLKSGKFNFDKTVLVDGEFVIDMRSLVVADVSGDDQVKLTNELKGTNFFEVKKFPTAKFHLKKIIPLANSEYNSTIVGDITIKNIRKTISFPANAHITQFTVEIESSKFSLNRKDFKIVYQNSLKDYFIKDEMDIQFKLSTQKVDNERPL, via the coding sequence ATGAAAAGATTACTATTGTTTGTTATGATGTGTGCAAGCATATCATTAGTTTTTGCTCAGAAAAAAGGAGATAAGGTTTCGAAAGTGATAACATCCGAGATCAAATGGTGGGGACATAAAGTGGTAAAAACTAAAGCTTCGTCTCACTACGGAAGTCTAAAACTGAAAAGTGGTAAGTTTAATTTCGATAAAACGGTTTTGGTAGACGGTGAGTTTGTAATCGATATGAGAAGTCTTGTTGTTGCAGATGTTTCTGGTGACGATCAGGTGAAATTGACCAACGAATTGAAAGGAACCAATTTCTTTGAAGTTAAAAAATTCCCTACAGCGAAGTTTCACTTAAAGAAAATCATCCCTCTTGCAAACAGCGAGTACAATTCTACGATTGTAGGTGATATTACGATCAAGAATATCAGAAAAACAATTTCTTTCCCTGCAAACGCACACATTACGCAGTTTACAGTAGAAATTGAGTCTTCAAAATTCTCTTTAAACAGAAAAGATTTCAAAATTGTTTACCAGAATTCTTTGAAAGATTATTTCATCAAAGACGAAATGGATATTCAGTTTAAGCTTTCTACTCAAAAAGTTGATAACGAAAGACCTTTATAA
- a CDS encoding YceI family protein → MKKIFLLAVLASGLAFGQAKKVVSSDVHWWGYKVAKSQASSHDGTITVKSGNIVMKGNEITGGSFVLDMNSINATDVSGEMQGKLNGHLKNGDFFEIEKFPTAAFKITSVKKNNDKMYNRTVTGDLTVKGKTNPVSFPANVTVKDGIVTLTSNKFSFDRQKFDVAYKSSMKDVFVKDEIEMTVKVSAK, encoded by the coding sequence ATGAAAAAAATATTCTTATTAGCAGTTTTAGCTAGTGGATTAGCTTTCGGGCAGGCAAAAAAAGTAGTAAGCTCTGATGTTCACTGGTGGGGATATAAAGTTGCTAAATCTCAGGCAAGTTCTCACGACGGTACCATTACTGTAAAATCTGGAAATATCGTAATGAAAGGAAACGAAATCACAGGGGGTTCTTTTGTTTTAGATATGAATTCTATCAACGCAACGGATGTTTCAGGAGAAATGCAAGGGAAATTAAACGGTCACCTTAAAAACGGAGATTTCTTTGAAATTGAAAAATTCCCCACTGCGGCTTTCAAAATTACTTCAGTAAAGAAAAACAACGATAAAATGTACAACCGTACAGTTACAGGTGATCTTACAGTAAAAGGTAAAACAAACCCGGTTTCTTTCCCTGCAAACGTTACAGTGAAAGACGGAATAGTTACTTTAACTTCAAATAAATTCTCTTTCGACAGACAAAAATTTGATGTAGCTTACAAATCTTCAATGAAAGATGTTTTTGTGAAAGATGAGATAGAAATGACCGTTAAGGTGAGCGCGAAATAA
- a CDS encoding glucokinase, producing the protein MNLNPKFPLYLPGVKNTNNDNISIIGANLREDVTTIAYYISGNSGIELKFKNNYPTKEYASFSDVLSKFIQDSQLENVQRLGISVPGPVIDGKSHPARLKNWSLDVEEYRSKFGFEKVDMLNDQEASAYGIGLLDDSDLDAIYTSGHLEKGNVAILAPGNGLGEAGYFFDGKYLRPFATEGGHSEFSPRTNVEVEFYQFLNNIYGIVSWENVLSKTGLFNIYRFLRDVKRHPEPEWLSERLANGNFTEEIYKAAMHEDALICRIALDTFLEFLAREANNLTLKLKATGGLLIAGDIPQIIREYIDKDKFYEKFKISDKMEDMLKNIPIYVVNTESTSINGAALYTAYFTE; encoded by the coding sequence ATGAATTTAAATCCAAAATTTCCTCTCTATTTACCGGGAGTTAAAAATACCAATAATGATAATATTTCTATTATCGGAGCTAATTTGAGAGAAGACGTAACTACGATTGCGTACTATATTTCAGGAAATTCCGGGATAGAACTTAAATTTAAAAATAATTATCCTACCAAAGAATATGCATCTTTTTCAGATGTTCTTTCGAAGTTTATTCAGGATTCTCAGCTTGAAAATGTTCAGCGACTTGGGATTTCGGTTCCGGGACCTGTAATAGATGGTAAAAGTCATCCTGCACGTTTGAAAAACTGGAGTTTAGATGTAGAAGAATATCGCAGCAAATTTGGTTTTGAGAAAGTAGATATGCTGAATGACCAGGAAGCTTCTGCTTATGGAATTGGTCTTTTGGATGATTCTGATTTGGATGCAATCTACACAAGCGGTCATCTTGAAAAAGGAAATGTTGCTATTCTTGCACCCGGAAACGGTTTGGGAGAAGCAGGATATTTTTTTGACGGAAAATATTTAAGACCTTTTGCAACGGAAGGAGGGCATTCAGAGTTTTCACCAAGAACCAATGTTGAGGTAGAATTTTATCAGTTTTTAAATAATATCTACGGAATTGTAAGCTGGGAAAATGTACTTTCAAAAACAGGTTTATTTAATATCTACCGATTTTTGAGAGATGTAAAAAGGCATCCTGAACCGGAATGGCTTTCTGAGCGTTTGGCAAATGGAAACTTTACAGAAGAAATCTACAAAGCAGCAATGCATGAAGATGCGTTGATTTGTAGAATTGCTTTAGACACGTTCCTGGAGTTTTTGGCAAGAGAAGCCAACAACCTTACTTTAAAGTTGAAAGCTACAGGTGGATTGCTGATTGCAGGAGATATTCCGCAGATCATAAGAGAATATATCGACAAAGATAAATTCTATGAGAAATTCAAGATCAGTGATAAGATGGAAGATATGTTGAAGAACATTCCTATTTATGTAGTTAATACAGAAAGTACAAGTATTAATGGTGCGGCACTTTACACCGCCTATTTTACAGAATAA